A stretch of Desulfurivibrio alkaliphilus AHT 2 DNA encodes these proteins:
- a CDS encoding alpha-L-glutamate ligase-like protein, which produces MSWWISPQRLRRLGILGMNCRNVDFIGRYNPRRLYPLVDDKLKTKILAEKHGIPAPQLLFSVREQFRLRKLAELLQPLTGFAVKPAKGSGGKGILVIQGQQDGVYLKASGRRLGLEDVKRHISNILAGLYSLAGTPDAAIVEQLIQLDPRFENYSYQGIPDIRVIVFQGYPVMAMLRLATQASDGKANLHQGAVGVGLDIATGRCLKAVQYSLPLTRHPDTGADFTRLQISDWPELLTMAARCYEVTGLGYLGVDIVLDKQRGPLVLELNARPGLAIQVASEQGLLARLRRLENLDRRHDSVAQRVEFTRRFFAGEPV; this is translated from the coding sequence GTGAGCTGGTGGATCAGTCCGCAGCGGTTGCGGCGGCTGGGGATTTTGGGGATGAACTGCCGCAATGTGGATTTCATTGGCCGCTATAACCCGCGCCGGCTTTATCCCTTGGTGGATGACAAGCTCAAGACCAAGATCCTGGCTGAAAAGCATGGAATTCCCGCCCCGCAGCTCCTGTTTTCGGTGCGGGAGCAGTTTCGGCTGAGAAAGCTTGCCGAGCTTTTACAACCCTTGACCGGTTTTGCCGTTAAACCCGCCAAAGGCTCTGGTGGCAAAGGGATCCTGGTAATTCAGGGGCAGCAGGACGGGGTTTACCTGAAGGCCTCGGGCCGGCGCTTGGGGCTTGAGGATGTTAAACGCCATATCTCCAATATTCTGGCCGGGCTTTACTCCCTGGCCGGGACCCCCGATGCCGCCATCGTCGAACAGCTGATCCAGTTGGACCCCCGCTTCGAAAATTACTCATACCAGGGTATTCCCGATATCCGGGTGATCGTCTTTCAGGGTTACCCCGTCATGGCCATGTTGCGCCTGGCCACCCAGGCCTCCGATGGCAAGGCCAACCTGCACCAGGGGGCGGTGGGGGTGGGTCTGGATATTGCCACCGGGCGCTGCCTGAAGGCGGTCCAGTATTCCCTGCCGCTAACCAGGCACCCGGATACCGGGGCGGACTTTACCCGCCTGCAGATTTCCGACTGGCCGGAGTTGCTGACCATGGCCGCCCGCTGCTATGAGGTGACCGGCCTGGGTTATCTGGGGGTGGATATCGTGCTGGACAAGCAGCGCGGGCCGCTGGTGCTGGAGCTTAACGCCCGCCCCGGGCTGGCCATTCAGGTGGCCAGCGAGCAGGGCCTGCTGGCCCGCTTGCGGCGGCTGGAAAACCTTGACCGGCGCCATGACAGCGTGGCCCAGCGGGTGGAGTTTACCCGCCGGTTTTTTGCCGGGGAGCCCGTGTAG
- a CDS encoding inactive transglutaminase family protein has protein sequence MRSRLLFYLLVLAMIMAGGFIAWQRHLQTGIPLLPGEQAPVWLVEARVDFNADGGAVTVNLDIPDDPPGFFLLAEQTASPGYGFSILEDNGNRRGEWTIRRASGPQTMYYKIQLVPWGGQMASPAGAEERRAATRASVPEPVDVFWEEAEAVAARQLLAVARERSSTPESLTRELIKLLAAAEPDQNAALLLASSSLVPLLEKLLNYSRLPTRVVNGLYLEDGRRNQQLTPKLEVFVGGRWQLFDPHTARQGVPDNFLLWNQDRRSLLDVSGGYNSQVRFAMLSQYVPSVQLARTTAGGSGFDLFGVHSLPVEEQAMLKMLLLLPVGALVLVFMRIMVGVQTSGTFMPILIALAFLKTTLLPGLISFVSIVAFGLLLRGYLSGLNLLLVARIATIVIIVIFIIVLSSLLGYQLGFNTGMTVTFFPIIIIAWTIERMSILWEDEGPWEVLKQGGGSLLVAVLAYLLMQWPVMAHWSFHFPEINLIVVALIMLMGNYTGYKLLELHRFRALVRSEEA, from the coding sequence TTGCGGTCCCGCCTTCTTTTTTACCTGCTGGTGCTGGCCATGATCATGGCCGGCGGTTTCATTGCCTGGCAGCGCCACCTGCAGACCGGCATCCCGCTGTTGCCCGGGGAACAGGCCCCGGTCTGGCTGGTGGAGGCCCGGGTGGATTTCAACGCCGATGGCGGGGCGGTAACCGTCAACCTGGATATTCCCGATGATCCGCCGGGTTTTTTTCTCCTGGCGGAACAGACCGCCTCGCCGGGTTACGGTTTTTCCATTTTGGAAGATAACGGCAACCGCCGGGGCGAGTGGACGATCCGCCGGGCTTCAGGGCCTCAAACCATGTACTACAAAATCCAGCTGGTGCCCTGGGGCGGGCAAATGGCGTCGCCCGCCGGGGCCGAGGAACGACGGGCGGCGACCAGGGCATCGGTGCCCGAGCCCGTCGATGTTTTCTGGGAGGAGGCGGAGGCGGTGGCCGCCCGCCAATTGCTGGCCGTGGCTCGGGAACGCTCCAGCACGCCGGAGAGTTTGACCCGGGAGCTGATTAAGCTGCTGGCCGCGGCGGAACCCGACCAGAATGCCGCCTTGCTGCTGGCCTCTTCTTCACTGGTGCCTTTGCTGGAAAAATTGCTCAACTACAGCCGGTTGCCCACCCGCGTTGTCAATGGTTTGTACCTGGAAGACGGCCGCCGCAATCAGCAGCTGACCCCCAAGCTGGAGGTATTTGTCGGTGGACGCTGGCAGCTGTTCGACCCGCACACCGCCCGCCAGGGCGTGCCGGACAATTTTCTGCTTTGGAATCAGGACCGCCGCTCACTGCTGGATGTAAGTGGCGGTTATAACTCCCAGGTCCGTTTTGCCATGCTCAGCCAGTACGTACCGTCGGTGCAACTGGCCCGCACCACTGCCGGCGGTTCCGGCTTTGACCTGTTTGGGGTGCACAGTCTGCCGGTGGAAGAGCAGGCCATGCTGAAGATGCTGCTGTTGCTGCCCGTCGGCGCCCTGGTGCTGGTTTTTATGCGTATTATGGTGGGGGTGCAGACTTCGGGCACCTTCATGCCCATTCTCATCGCCCTGGCTTTTCTGAAGACCACGCTGCTGCCCGGCCTGATCAGTTTTGTCTCCATCGTCGCCTTCGGGCTGCTGCTGCGGGGCTATCTTTCCGGTTTGAACCTGCTGCTGGTGGCCCGCATCGCCACCATTGTCATCATCGTCATTTTCATTATCGTCCTCTCCAGTCTTCTTGGTTATCAACTGGGCTTCAACACCGGGATGACGGTAACCTTCTTTCCCATTATTATCATCGCCTGGACCATCGAGCGCATGTCCATTCTCTGGGAAGATGAAGGGCCCTGGGAGGTGTTGAAGCAGGGCGGCGGCAGCCTGCTGGTGGCGGTGCTGGCCTATCTTCTGATGCAGTGGCCGGTGATGGCCCACTGGAGTTTCCACTTCCCGGAGATCAACCTGATCGTCGTGGCCCTGATCATGCTGATGGGCAACTATACCGGTTACAAGTTGCTTGAGTTGCACCGTTTCCGGGCGTTGGTTCGATCGGAGGAGGCGTGA
- the rpsI gene encoding 30S ribosomal protein S9, with the protein MADNGIYATGKRKTAVARVWLKPGSGKILVNKQAVEEYFDGGAFSRAVVEKPLLLTETQAKFDVMATLKGGGKNAQAEALRHGISRALTEADPELRQALKRAGLLTRDPRSKERKKYGQRAARASFQFSKR; encoded by the coding sequence ATGGCAGATAACGGTATTTACGCCACCGGCAAACGCAAGACCGCCGTGGCCCGGGTGTGGTTGAAACCGGGTAGCGGCAAGATCCTGGTGAACAAGCAGGCGGTGGAAGAATATTTTGACGGCGGCGCCTTCTCGCGGGCAGTGGTGGAAAAACCCCTGTTGCTGACCGAAACCCAGGCCAAATTTGATGTTATGGCCACCCTCAAAGGCGGCGGCAAGAACGCCCAGGCCGAGGCTCTGCGCCACGGTATTTCCCGGGCGCTGACGGAAGCCGACCCCGAGTTGCGGCAAGCCCTCAAGCGGGCCGGTCTGCTGACCCGGGATCCCCGGAGCAAGGAGCGGAAAAAGTACGGTCAGCGCGCTGCGCGGGCCAGCTTCCAGTTCTCCAAGCGTTAA
- the rplM gene encoding 50S ribosomal protein L13, translating to MKTHLAPVKDIDRKWYVVDAEDLILGRLASEVATRLRGKHKPIYSTFMDTGDFVVVLNADKVKLTGNKWADKVYYRHTGYIGGIKAETAEKLRDRKPEELVYRAVKGMLPKNPLGRKQLKKLKVYAGSEHPHQAQQPETLKF from the coding sequence ATGAAAACCCATCTGGCTCCGGTCAAGGATATCGATCGCAAATGGTACGTGGTGGACGCCGAGGATTTGATTCTGGGCCGTCTGGCTTCGGAAGTTGCCACCCGCCTGCGGGGCAAGCACAAGCCGATCTACTCCACTTTCATGGATACCGGTGATTTTGTGGTGGTGCTCAATGCCGACAAGGTGAAACTCACCGGCAATAAGTGGGCCGACAAGGTATACTACCGGCATACCGGCTACATAGGCGGCATTAAAGCCGAAACCGCCGAAAAACTGCGGGACCGTAAGCCGGAAGAACTGGTTTACCGGGCGGTTAAAGGGATGCTGCCGAAAAATCCCCTGGGGCGCAAGCAGCTCAAGAAGCTCAAGGTTTATGCCGGCAGCGAGCATCCGCACCAGGCCCAGCAGCCGGAAACCCTGAAGTTTTAG
- a CDS encoding metal-dependent transcriptional regulator, which produces MPRSGKRLSASLEDYLETIHHIVEEKQVARAKEIATRLKVSRSSVTEAFRSLSQKGLINYAPYEVITLTPAGTKVARDVIRRHQALKDFFLRVLAVEEELAEEGACQIEHTAPRPIIERLSLLMNYLDECPQGGADWIKNFNRYCQTGKTPDKCRECQNTNDNQ; this is translated from the coding sequence ATGCCTAGAAGTGGGAAGCGCCTTAGCGCCAGCCTGGAAGACTACCTGGAAACCATTCACCATATCGTGGAGGAAAAACAGGTGGCCCGGGCCAAGGAAATCGCCACCCGGCTCAAGGTCAGCCGCTCTTCGGTGACCGAGGCCTTCCGCTCGCTTTCCCAGAAAGGGCTGATCAACTACGCCCCTTACGAGGTCATCACCCTGACCCCGGCGGGGACCAAAGTGGCGCGGGACGTCATCCGGCGCCACCAGGCCTTGAAGGATTTTTTTCTCCGGGTGCTGGCGGTGGAGGAAGAACTGGCCGAAGAGGGGGCCTGCCAGATCGAACATACGGCCCCGCGGCCGATCATTGAACGGCTCAGCCTGCTGATGAACTACCTGGATGAATGCCCCCAGGGCGGGGCGGACTGGATTAAAAACTTCAACCGTTACTGCCAGACCGGCAAGACCCCCGACAAATGCCGGGAATGCCAGAACACCAACGACAACCAATAA
- the hisB gene encoding imidazoleglycerol-phosphate dehydratase HisB — MSTTTRQGSIQRRTGETDIDLTLVLDGRGRNKISTGVGFMDHMLTLLAVHGFFDLEITARGDTQVDDHHTVEDLGIALGQALQQALGGKEGIARYGAAAVPMDETLVRVTLDCSNRPYLHYGVEVPEQKVGNFDTSLAKEFLRAFSLHGGLTLHVELAHGDNSHHIIEAIFKALGRALNQAVTVDPRLSGPLSSKGML, encoded by the coding sequence ATGAGCACAACAACACGCCAGGGCAGCATCCAGCGCCGCACCGGAGAAACCGACATCGACCTTACCCTGGTTCTGGACGGCCGGGGCCGGAACAAAATCAGCACCGGGGTGGGCTTTATGGACCACATGCTGACCCTGCTGGCGGTGCACGGTTTTTTCGACCTGGAGATAACCGCCCGTGGCGACACCCAGGTGGATGACCACCACACGGTCGAGGATCTCGGCATCGCCCTGGGCCAGGCGCTGCAGCAGGCCCTGGGAGGCAAGGAGGGGATCGCGCGCTACGGCGCCGCCGCCGTGCCCATGGATGAGACGCTGGTCCGGGTTACCCTGGACTGCTCCAATCGGCCCTATCTGCACTACGGGGTGGAAGTGCCGGAACAAAAGGTGGGCAACTTCGACACCTCGCTGGCCAAGGAATTCCTCCGGGCCTTCAGCCTCCACGGCGGCCTGACCCTGCACGTGGAACTGGCCCACGGCGACAACTCCCACCATATTATCGAGGCGATCTTCAAGGCTTTGGGCCGGGCTTTAAACCAGGCGGTCACGGTCGACCCCCGGCTTTCCGGCCCCCTTTCTTCCAAGGGAATGCTGTAG
- a CDS encoding AAA family ATPase — MDIEQNKQTASAAPASKLLLLGSKVQITNLPVKEVSLLREGSLPAYGYNPGDQIELLAGRISIEEGRLEQTGTWLSTYLGRVGLNPAIDSHTYGEQKEIFQIFRNRRADRETDPADGWFMFQQFLPPEGRKASTRQLEITPDNRPQLAGNQGIMVIDDSGRPPAASDEFKQLNPNAWVIALGIGVAHWQSWAKQFGDKFCLFCRLSDLETTRMEMDSSVIWETIVAMTLRALKTSEVGLWKNGRFTCHIIVEMFPHGIMYLGPDGGYFRHRPGCLPEKSSPRHKGSAPCYDTLATSLLASDWLQAGGPYFCRNAFFDYSTRLLNNWQLLHQSGYAFDGGLRFPELDFSSTFPDGTPCSFVETKSDSCFIDLAQLTPEFEQELDVVSCQQWHETKKEAVRGLFPWPVSSYVKEQMGSMANDCIGVIAEVLHYLKNEVSWKNGFADLRMFSVGNLRTTDPAEIEPVVTLQNVMDSYVSREQVQRPLCVGVFGPPGSGKSFAVKEVAKVIGRRFDISPFDFFEFNLTQFDGPEEINSAIDAIRASVAKGKVPIVFWDEFDCRYDNHEFGYLRYFLPSMQDGITYVHGVPYNIGRSIFVFAGGVKSSYDGMAALLESAEPATRQLVRTLKIPDFLSRLRVVLDIDDIEIPRDLLCNQAGPQELAKLRRILIKRAFIIAHQMDTHWKKAARKTSGLLLRLLLAEYKFGARSIEAVIEASGASDRLVYGLPELIAPSAARVHASWQVELERLVDLARKQQGLREIW; from the coding sequence ATGGACATAGAGCAGAACAAACAGACCGCCTCTGCGGCACCGGCAAGCAAGCTGCTGCTGCTGGGATCCAAGGTTCAGATTACCAACCTGCCGGTGAAAGAAGTCAGCCTGCTGCGGGAAGGCAGCCTGCCGGCCTACGGCTACAATCCCGGTGATCAGATCGAACTGCTGGCCGGCCGGATCAGCATCGAAGAGGGGCGCCTGGAACAGACCGGCACCTGGCTGAGCACTTACCTGGGCCGGGTCGGGCTTAACCCCGCCATCGACTCCCACACCTACGGCGAACAGAAGGAAATTTTTCAAATTTTCCGGAATCGCCGGGCCGACCGGGAAACCGATCCTGCCGATGGCTGGTTCATGTTCCAGCAGTTTTTGCCCCCGGAGGGCCGCAAAGCCAGCACCCGCCAACTGGAAATCACCCCCGACAACCGGCCGCAACTGGCAGGCAACCAGGGTATCATGGTCATCGACGACAGCGGCCGGCCGCCGGCGGCCAGTGATGAGTTCAAACAGCTCAACCCCAACGCCTGGGTCATCGCCCTGGGTATCGGGGTGGCCCACTGGCAGAGCTGGGCCAAGCAGTTCGGCGACAAATTCTGCCTGTTCTGCCGGCTCTCCGATCTGGAAACCACCCGCATGGAGATGGACAGCTCGGTGATCTGGGAAACCATCGTGGCCATGACCTTGCGAGCGCTCAAGACCTCCGAGGTGGGGCTGTGGAAAAACGGCCGCTTCACGTGCCATATCATCGTGGAAATGTTCCCCCACGGCATCATGTACCTGGGCCCGGACGGCGGTTATTTCCGCCACCGGCCCGGCTGCCTGCCGGAGAAAAGCTCGCCCCGGCACAAAGGCTCCGCTCCCTGCTACGACACTTTAGCCACCAGCCTGCTGGCCAGCGACTGGCTGCAGGCCGGCGGCCCCTATTTTTGCCGCAACGCCTTTTTCGACTACTCCACCCGGCTGCTCAACAACTGGCAACTGCTGCATCAAAGCGGCTACGCCTTCGACGGCGGGCTGCGCTTTCCGGAGTTGGATTTCTCCTCCACTTTCCCCGACGGCACCCCCTGCTCTTTTGTCGAGACCAAAAGCGACTCCTGTTTCATCGACCTGGCCCAGCTGACCCCGGAATTTGAACAGGAACTGGACGTGGTCTCCTGCCAGCAGTGGCATGAAACCAAAAAGGAAGCGGTACGCGGCCTTTTTCCCTGGCCGGTGAGCTCTTACGTTAAGGAGCAGATGGGCAGCATGGCCAACGACTGCATCGGGGTAATCGCCGAGGTGCTGCATTACTTGAAAAACGAGGTTAGCTGGAAAAACGGTTTTGCCGACCTGCGGATGTTCAGCGTCGGCAACCTGCGCACCACCGATCCGGCGGAGATCGAGCCGGTGGTGACCCTGCAGAACGTAATGGACTCTTATGTTTCCCGGGAGCAGGTGCAGCGCCCCTTGTGCGTGGGGGTGTTCGGGCCGCCGGGGTCGGGCAAGTCATTTGCCGTTAAAGAAGTGGCCAAGGTCATCGGGCGGCGGTTCGACATCAGCCCCTTTGACTTCTTCGAGTTCAACCTCACCCAGTTTGACGGCCCCGAAGAGATCAACAGCGCCATTGACGCCATCCGGGCCTCGGTGGCCAAAGGCAAAGTGCCCATCGTCTTTTGGGACGAGTTTGACTGCCGCTACGACAACCACGAGTTCGGCTACCTGCGCTACTTCCTGCCCTCCATGCAGGACGGCATTACCTATGTGCACGGGGTGCCCTACAACATCGGCCGCTCGATTTTCGTCTTTGCCGGCGGGGTCAAGTCCAGCTACGACGGGATGGCCGCACTGCTGGAAAGCGCCGAGCCGGCCACCCGGCAACTGGTGCGCACCCTGAAAATTCCCGATTTTCTCAGCCGCCTGCGGGTTGTGCTGGACATCGACGACATCGAGATCCCCCGGGACCTGCTCTGCAACCAGGCCGGCCCCCAGGAGTTGGCCAAACTTCGGCGGATTCTGATCAAGCGGGCCTTCATCATCGCCCACCAGATGGATACCCACTGGAAGAAGGCGGCCCGCAAGACCTCGGGGCTGCTGCTGCGGCTGCTGCTGGCCGAATACAAGTTCGGGGCCCGTTCCATCGAGGCGGTGATCGAGGCCTCCGGGGCTTCCGACCGGCTGGTCTACGGCCTGCCGGAACTCATCGCCCCCTCCGCCGCCCGGGTACATGCCTCCTGGCAGGTGGAGCTGGAACGCTTGGTTGATCTGGCCCGCAAGCAGCAGGGCCTGCGGGAAATATGGTAG
- a CDS encoding ATP-binding protein, protein MNAPSKPASQPPPGGCEEAAAKPTRLPAEINRLVGKAMHRYGMLADGDRVMIAVSGGIDSLVLCRLLDLWRRKAPIHYELLPVHLDMGFAGYRPRPGLYGGGPLPPEAGALQADGLLPPLPGTGAAVQEQLEKLGLPYLIEETTYGPEALAAEEGKNGCYHCSSRRRNRLFALAREHNCNKLALGHHQEDIIETFFLNLLYGGNISTMIPNQRLFAGRLHLIRPLALLSKEMIQQLGRLFAVAAVPNPCPLTDLSKRHTVRTMVRQLTADDPRITANIFAALGNVRSDYLL, encoded by the coding sequence ATGAACGCCCCAAGCAAGCCAGCAAGCCAGCCGCCACCAGGCGGCTGCGAAGAAGCCGCGGCCAAGCCAACCCGTCTGCCGGCGGAAATCAACCGCCTGGTGGGCAAGGCCATGCACCGTTACGGGATGCTGGCCGACGGCGACCGGGTGATGATCGCCGTTTCCGGCGGCATCGACAGCCTGGTGCTCTGCCGGCTGCTGGATCTCTGGCGGCGCAAGGCCCCCATCCATTACGAACTGCTGCCGGTCCACCTGGACATGGGTTTTGCCGGCTACCGGCCCCGGCCGGGACTGTATGGCGGGGGCCCGTTGCCGCCCGAGGCCGGAGCGCTCCAGGCCGACGGCCTGCTGCCCCCGCTGCCCGGCACCGGTGCAGCGGTGCAGGAGCAACTTGAAAAACTGGGCCTGCCTTACCTGATTGAAGAAACCACCTACGGGCCGGAGGCGCTGGCGGCCGAAGAGGGCAAAAACGGCTGTTACCATTGCTCCTCAAGGCGCCGCAACCGCCTCTTTGCCCTGGCCCGGGAGCACAATTGCAACAAACTGGCCCTGGGACATCACCAGGAAGATATCATTGAAACCTTTTTCCTCAACCTGCTCTATGGCGGCAATATCAGCACGATGATCCCCAACCAGCGACTTTTTGCCGGCCGGCTGCACCTGATCCGCCCCCTGGCCCTGCTGAGCAAGGAGATGATCCAGCAGCTGGGGCGACTGTTCGCGGTGGCAGCGGTCCCCAACCCCTGCCCGCTTACCGATCTCAGTAAGCGCCACACGGTCCGCACCATGGTCAGGCAGCTCACCGCCGACGACCCGCGCATCACCGCCAACATCTTCGCCGCCCTGGGCAACGTACGCAGCGATTATCTGCTGTAG
- the argC gene encoding N-acetyl-gamma-glutamyl-phosphate reductase: MIRVGIIGASGYTGAELVRLLANHPGVELTLVTSRQYAGKPLAAVFPHLTGSTELVCEDPTGLKTAGRADVFFTAVPHQTAMAVVPELLASGAKVVDLSADFRLHQQQVYEQWYQTHSAPELLAEAVYGLPELHRAAIAQARLVANPGCYPTSVLLALAPLLKAGCLDPGSLIIDAKSGTSGAGRAAQTGTLYCEVTDGFKAYKVAEHRHTPEIEQELGKLCGQELTVSFTPHLVPMSRGMLSTIYATLAGDYGQGELETILRDYYREEPFVRVLPAGQLPATQYVRGSNFCDLALRVDRRNGRVIVLSAIDNLVKGAAGQAVQNLNLLCGLPEAQGLGIVPLFP; this comes from the coding sequence ATGATACGAGTGGGAATCATCGGGGCCTCAGGGTATACCGGGGCCGAGTTGGTGCGTCTGCTGGCCAATCATCCCGGGGTGGAGTTGACCCTGGTTACCTCCCGGCAGTACGCGGGGAAACCGCTGGCGGCAGTCTTTCCCCACCTCACCGGGAGCACCGAGCTGGTTTGTGAAGATCCCACCGGGCTTAAGACTGCCGGGCGGGCCGATGTTTTTTTCACCGCCGTGCCCCATCAGACGGCCATGGCGGTGGTGCCCGAGCTGCTGGCCAGCGGTGCCAAGGTGGTCGACCTGTCGGCGGATTTTCGCCTTCATCAGCAACAGGTTTACGAGCAGTGGTACCAGACCCATTCGGCGCCGGAACTGCTGGCCGAGGCGGTCTACGGGCTGCCGGAGTTGCACCGGGCGGCCATTGCCCAAGCCCGCCTGGTGGCCAATCCGGGTTGTTACCCCACCAGTGTGCTGCTGGCCTTGGCGCCCCTGCTCAAGGCCGGTTGCCTGGACCCCGGCAGCCTGATTATCGATGCCAAAAGCGGCACCTCCGGGGCCGGGCGGGCGGCCCAGACCGGTACCCTGTACTGCGAAGTGACCGACGGTTTCAAGGCTTACAAGGTCGCCGAACACCGCCATACCCCGGAGATCGAGCAGGAACTGGGCAAGCTTTGCGGGCAGGAGCTTACGGTCAGCTTCACGCCCCATCTGGTCCCCATGTCCCGGGGGATGTTGAGCACCATTTACGCCACCCTGGCCGGTGACTATGGGCAGGGCGAACTGGAGACCATCCTGCGGGATTATTATCGAGAGGAGCCCTTTGTCCGGGTGCTTCCCGCCGGCCAATTGCCCGCCACCCAGTACGTGCGGGGCAGCAATTTCTGCGACCTGGCCCTGCGGGTGGATCGTCGCAATGGCCGGGTGATTGTGCTCTCCGCCATTGACAACCTGGTCAAGGGGGCCGCCGGTCAGGCGGTGCAGAACCTGAACCTGCTCTGCGGCCTGCCGGAAGCGCAGGGCCTGGGAATAGTACCGCTGTTCCCCTAG
- the truA gene encoding tRNA pseudouridine(38-40) synthase TruA, with the protein MVKVKLTIAYDGTDFAGWQRQLNRPTIQAVVEEALARMLGEQVVLHGAGRTDAGVHALGMVASFNAPRRLPLAAYRLGLNSMLPPAIRIMAADEAADDFHARFSAKGKLYRYCFSTAAVMPPCRRLYRAHLPGPFAAERVRQLLPQMLGEHDFSTFEAAGSRDRDRAGGRGGVRRLNLLQLEQEDPAGQEFCFELGGDGFLRHMVRNIVGTLVAIGQGRPLAEPVALLVGRDRARAGPTAPACGLTLVKVIY; encoded by the coding sequence ATGGTTAAGGTAAAGTTGACCATCGCCTATGACGGCACCGATTTTGCCGGCTGGCAGCGCCAGCTTAACCGACCCACCATCCAGGCCGTCGTTGAAGAGGCGTTGGCTCGGATGCTGGGTGAGCAGGTGGTGTTGCACGGGGCCGGCCGAACCGATGCCGGGGTGCATGCCCTGGGGATGGTGGCCAGTTTTAATGCCCCCCGGCGACTGCCCCTGGCGGCTTATCGTCTCGGCCTGAACAGCATGCTGCCGCCGGCGATCCGGATCATGGCGGCCGACGAGGCGGCAGACGATTTTCATGCCCGCTTCAGCGCCAAAGGCAAGCTCTACCGCTACTGCTTTTCCACCGCCGCCGTAATGCCGCCCTGCCGGCGCCTGTACCGGGCCCACCTGCCGGGGCCCTTTGCAGCGGAGCGGGTGCGGCAACTGCTGCCGCAAATGCTGGGAGAGCACGACTTTTCCACCTTCGAGGCCGCCGGCTCCCGGGATCGTGACCGGGCAGGCGGCCGGGGCGGGGTGCGGCGGCTGAACCTGTTGCAACTGGAGCAGGAAGACCCGGCCGGGCAAGAATTTTGTTTTGAACTTGGGGGCGATGGTTTCTTGCGCCATATGGTGCGCAATATCGTCGGCACCCTGGTGGCCATCGGCCAGGGCCGGCCCCTGGCCGAGCCGGTGGCTTTACTGGTCGGCAGGGATCGTGCCCGGGCCGGTCCCACCGCGCCGGCCTGCGGCTTGACCCTGGTCAAGGTGATTTATTGA
- a CDS encoding pyridoxal phosphate-dependent aminotransferase gives MDAPIIELAARVKEIKASPTLAVDAKAKALKAEGADVLNFSVGEPDFDTPPHVCEAGKAAIDEGFTRYTPVPGILPLREAVCHRLATDHGWRYQPDQIQVSCGGKHGLYNMAQALFGPGDEVLIPAPYWVSYPPIVQLAGATPVIVPLDEASDFDLDPAVLQQYATPRTRGIILNSPSNPTGSVLSARALEAIGKMALENSWVVISDDIYDTIVYGDDKLPHILEVDPRLSEQTLILNGVSKSFAMTGWRIGYTAGPKHIIAAMNKIQSQSTSNPSSVAQKAALAALNGPQDFPRQMRDAFVPRLNFIMEALTAIEGVTCVRPRGSFYVFPNLSAYFGRQSQDGRVIGDSVALADYLLEEALLATVPGAAFGADQFVRFSFATSMGVLEEGMKRLADALAGLR, from the coding sequence ATGGACGCTCCCATCATCGAACTGGCGGCACGGGTCAAAGAGATTAAGGCATCGCCCACTCTGGCGGTGGATGCCAAGGCCAAGGCCCTGAAGGCTGAAGGGGCCGATGTTTTGAACTTCAGCGTGGGAGAGCCGGATTTTGATACCCCGCCCCATGTCTGCGAGGCCGGCAAGGCCGCCATTGATGAGGGGTTTACCCGTTACACCCCGGTTCCCGGGATCCTGCCCCTGCGGGAGGCGGTCTGTCATCGTCTGGCCACCGATCATGGCTGGCGTTATCAGCCTGACCAGATTCAGGTAAGCTGCGGCGGCAAGCACGGGCTGTACAACATGGCCCAGGCCCTGTTCGGCCCCGGTGATGAAGTGCTGATTCCTGCGCCCTACTGGGTCAGTTATCCGCCCATTGTGCAACTGGCCGGGGCGACCCCGGTGATCGTGCCCCTGGATGAAGCCAGCGACTTCGACCTGGATCCGGCGGTGCTGCAGCAGTACGCCACCCCCCGCACCCGGGGCATAATCCTCAACAGCCCCTCCAACCCCACCGGTTCGGTGCTTTCCGCCCGGGCCCTGGAGGCCATCGGCAAAATGGCCCTGGAGAACAGTTGGGTGGTGATCAGCGATGATATCTACGACACCATCGTTTACGGGGATGACAAGCTGCCCCATATCCTGGAGGTTGATCCCCGCCTCAGTGAGCAGACCCTGATCTTAAACGGCGTTTCCAAATCATTTGCCATGACCGGCTGGCGGATCGGCTACACCGCAGGCCCCAAGCACATCATTGCGGCGATGAACAAGATTCAGAGCCAGTCCACCTCCAATCCTTCGTCGGTGGCGCAAAAGGCCGCCCTGGCCGCGCTCAACGGGCCGCAGGATTTTCCCCGCCAGATGCGAGATGCCTTTGTGCCCCGGCTCAACTTCATCATGGAAGCCCTGACCGCCATTGAAGGCGTCACTTGCGTACGGCCCCGGGGTTCTTTTTACGTCTTCCCCAACCTGTCGGCCTATTTCGGGCGCCAGAGCCAAGATGGGCGGGTGATCGGCGATTCGGTGGCCCTGGCCGACTATCTGCTGGAAGAGGCGCTGCTGGCCACGGTCCCTGGGGCGGCTTTCGGGGCCGACCAGTTCGTTCGTTTTTCCTTTGCCACGTCGATGGGGGTGCTGGAAGAGGGGATGAAGCGGCTGGCTGACGCCCTGGCAGGGTTGCGCTAG